Proteins from one Deinococcus actinosclerus genomic window:
- a CDS encoding S-layer homology domain-containing protein has translation MRKSLIIASTLALSLGAASAQTTTTTAAPAQVTLSDVPAGHWAKDAVDKIVQCGLIQGFPDGTFRGNENLTRYQAALIFYRALQTGALSGCGFGATDMTTIANGMQEVSTELAAIASRVTDLEKLTADQQARIDALEAKINGMDSGAASTDVTALNARINALEAAIRNIPAGPQGPAGPQGPAGPQGPAGPAGASTSTTGTVTTPAPSTDTTVVIGEPTPTAVVPTRDIYAGVTGGVKMAGSGSECKDLGNKTSNVNYCLNAGAVVGKNNVIGPVGARISADYQPGWNAVSVDANATYALNTGSRVTPYVGAGLGLTSGQQRGNTGQNASDVYVNAIAGVDFNVTDSIAVFAEYNGRYYTSNKGYATGLDSSANNGLSNGIKAGVKFFF, from the coding sequence ATGCGCAAATCACTGATCATCGCGTCCACCCTGGCCCTCAGCCTCGGCGCAGCCAGCGCCCAGACCACCACCACGACCGCCGCCCCCGCCCAGGTCACCCTGAGCGATGTGCCCGCCGGTCACTGGGCCAAAGACGCCGTGGACAAGATCGTCCAGTGCGGTCTGATCCAGGGCTTCCCCGACGGCACCTTCCGCGGCAACGAGAACCTGACCCGCTACCAGGCCGCCCTCATCTTCTACCGCGCCCTGCAGACCGGCGCGCTGAGCGGCTGCGGCTTCGGCGCCACCGACATGACCACCATCGCCAACGGCATGCAGGAAGTCAGCACCGAACTGGCCGCCATCGCCAGCCGCGTCACTGACCTCGAGAAGCTCACCGCCGACCAGCAGGCCCGCATCGACGCCCTCGAAGCGAAGATCAACGGCATGGACAGCGGCGCCGCCAGCACCGACGTCACCGCGCTGAACGCCCGCATCAACGCCCTCGAAGCGGCCATCCGCAACATTCCCGCCGGTCCCCAGGGTCCCGCCGGTCCTCAGGGCCCCGCCGGCCCCCAGGGCCCCGCCGGCCCCGCCGGTGCCAGCACCAGCACCACCGGGACGGTCACCACCCCCGCGCCCAGCACCGACACCACCGTCGTGATCGGCGAGCCCACCCCCACCGCCGTGGTCCCCACCCGCGACATCTACGCCGGCGTCACCGGCGGCGTGAAGATGGCCGGCAGCGGCTCCGAGTGCAAGGACCTGGGCAACAAGACCAGCAACGTGAACTACTGCCTGAACGCGGGCGCCGTGGTCGGGAAGAACAACGTGATCGGCCCGGTCGGCGCGCGCATCAGCGCGGACTACCAGCCCGGCTGGAACGCCGTGAGCGTGGACGCCAACGCGACCTACGCCCTGAACACCGGCAGCCGCGTCACCCCCTACGTGGGCGCCGGCCTGGGCCTGACCAGTGGCCAGCAGCGTGGCAACACCGGCCAGAACGCCAGCGACGTGTACGTGAACGCCATCGCCGGCGTGGACTTCAACGTCACCGACAGCATCGCGGTGTTCGCCGAGTACAACGGCCGTTACTACACCAGCAACAAGGGCTACGCCACCGGCCTGGACAGCAGCGCGAACAACGGCCTGAGCAACGGCATCAAAGCCGGCGTGAAGTTCTTCTTCTAA
- a CDS encoding lipopolysaccharide assembly protein LapA domain-containing protein codes for MRLVSFLQVLLLLGIAAYLALVTLENPGVIRLPLPTGSGELTVPVGMAVTLFLGLGVLFTSLLLLPGLWRERLRRAREARQRRQAEERLTATLQARLGALPETTDPEVTA; via the coding sequence ATGCGCCTCGTCTCCTTCCTTCAGGTGCTGCTGCTGCTGGGCATCGCCGCCTATCTGGCGCTGGTCACGCTGGAAAATCCCGGCGTGATCCGCCTGCCCCTGCCGACCGGCAGCGGTGAACTGACCGTGCCCGTCGGCATGGCCGTCACGCTTTTCCTGGGCCTGGGCGTGCTGTTCACCAGCCTGCTGCTGCTGCCGGGCCTGTGGCGGGAACGGCTGCGCCGGGCGCGTGAGGCCCGGCAGCGCCGTCAGGCCGAGGAACGCCTGACCGCCACGCTACAGGCCCGCCTGGGCGCCCTGCCGGAGACCACTGACCCGGAGGTGACAGCGTGA
- the recJ gene encoding single-stranded-DNA-specific exonuclease RecJ, whose protein sequence is MREWRVSPPLAQVLTGRHLTPALLDPPLVLTPNPALREAARRIVTAIRAKQRIRIHGDYDADGVSATATLVLGLRELGAIVHGFIPHRLNEGYGVHPDKVEEHAAACDLLVTVDCGVTNLDEVAALIARGVQVIVTDHHAPGDGFPDALVVHPHLTDGYDHDLHNLTGAGVAYHLLWAVHEELGLPEPRALTALATLGTVADVAPLIGENRALVRAGLDALKDTARPGLRALLDSGRVKRPTARDVAFILAPRINAAGRLGEADVALDLLTTSSAHDASRLAEYLEIRNQERRKLQDDMFQHALTLADPGEPALVVTHPDWHAGVMGIVASKLVDTYHKPVFIVAQGKGSVRSTPGISAVAGLRYSHDLLKRYGGHPGAAGFAIDPANMDAFRDRIHAYARQFPTPAPRVRLDAPLPALAASLDLLQETHTFEPFGEGHALPLWHLREPLTETRLVGKKGNSLQFKVAGLRGIKFDETDDQGGERDLGAHLVSSEWRGQTRLEFHGQALRVPAPIDLDAPTPTQPTPRLNPRAAMEHLRAGASAYAEGPVAAYLRDNVPGLTLVTGTDAHPGGELILYALPPEDTLRGWLHATRTRPAASLAFAFGPKTLAELEGSLSRHHLSAPPANPLLNPGTLEAAADAYRRWQWAHHWRTLSDDGWTASVHAMLGEPVREPEAISAD, encoded by the coding sequence ATGCGGGAGTGGCGGGTGTCGCCCCCGCTGGCGCAGGTTCTCACGGGTCGGCACCTCACCCCCGCACTTCTGGATCCGCCGCTGGTCCTCACGCCCAACCCGGCGCTGCGCGAGGCGGCCCGGCGCATCGTGACCGCCATCCGCGCGAAGCAGCGCATCCGCATCCACGGCGACTACGACGCGGACGGTGTGAGCGCGACCGCCACCCTGGTCCTGGGCCTGCGCGAACTGGGCGCCATCGTGCACGGCTTCATCCCGCACCGCCTGAACGAGGGCTACGGCGTCCACCCGGACAAGGTCGAGGAGCACGCCGCCGCCTGCGACCTGCTCGTGACCGTGGACTGCGGCGTGACCAACCTGGATGAGGTCGCTGCGCTGATCGCGCGGGGCGTGCAGGTCATCGTGACCGACCACCACGCCCCGGGCGACGGCTTCCCGGACGCACTGGTCGTCCACCCGCACCTGACCGACGGCTACGACCACGACCTGCACAACCTGACCGGGGCCGGGGTGGCGTACCATCTGCTGTGGGCCGTTCATGAGGAACTTGGGCTGCCCGAGCCGCGCGCCCTCACGGCCCTGGCGACCCTGGGCACCGTCGCCGACGTCGCGCCGCTCATCGGGGAGAACCGCGCGCTGGTGCGCGCCGGGCTGGACGCCCTGAAGGACACGGCCCGGCCGGGCCTGCGCGCCCTGCTCGACTCGGGCCGCGTGAAACGCCCCACCGCGCGGGACGTGGCGTTCATCCTCGCCCCGCGCATCAACGCCGCCGGACGCCTCGGCGAGGCCGACGTGGCGCTGGACCTGCTCACGACCTCCAGCGCGCACGACGCCAGCCGACTCGCGGAGTACCTGGAGATCCGCAACCAGGAACGCCGCAAACTCCAGGACGACATGTTCCAGCACGCCCTGACCCTCGCCGATCCGGGCGAGCCCGCGCTGGTCGTCACGCACCCCGACTGGCACGCGGGCGTCATGGGGATCGTCGCCAGCAAACTCGTGGATACGTACCACAAACCCGTGTTCATCGTCGCGCAGGGCAAGGGCTCCGTGCGCTCCACGCCCGGCATCAGCGCCGTGGCGGGCCTGCGCTACAGCCACGACCTGCTGAAACGCTACGGCGGGCACCCCGGCGCGGCCGGCTTCGCCATCGACCCCGCCAACATGGACGCCTTCCGGGACCGCATCCACGCCTACGCCCGGCAGTTCCCCACCCCCGCCCCGCGGGTGCGGCTGGACGCACCGCTGCCCGCGCTGGCCGCCAGCCTCGACCTGCTCCAGGAGACACACACCTTCGAGCCCTTCGGCGAGGGACACGCCCTGCCGCTGTGGCACCTGCGTGAACCCCTCACCGAGACCCGGCTGGTCGGCAAGAAGGGCAACAGCCTCCAGTTCAAGGTCGCTGGCCTGCGCGGCATCAAATTCGACGAGACCGACGACCAGGGCGGCGAACGCGACCTGGGCGCGCACCTCGTCAGCAGCGAGTGGCGCGGCCAGACCCGCCTGGAATTCCACGGGCAGGCCCTGCGCGTCCCCGCGCCCATCGACCTCGACGCGCCCACCCCCACGCAGCCCACGCCGCGCCTGAACCCCAGAGCCGCCATGGAACACCTGCGTGCCGGAGCGAGCGCCTACGCCGAGGGCCCCGTCGCCGCGTACCTGCGCGACAACGTCCCCGGCCTCACCCTGGTCACCGGCACGGACGCGCACCCCGGCGGGGAACTCATCCTGTATGCCCTGCCGCCCGAGGACACCCTGCGCGGCTGGCTGCACGCCACCCGAACGCGTCCTGCGGCCAGCCTCGCCTTCGCGTTCGGCCCCAAGACCCTGGCGGAACTCGAAGGCAGCCTCAGCCGCCACCACCTCAGCGCGCCGCCCGCCAATCCGCTGCTGAACCCCGGCACGCTGGAGGCCGCCGCCGACGCCTACCGCCGCTGGCAGTGGGCCCACCACTGGCGCACCCTCAGCGACGACGGCTGGACCGCCAGCGTCCACGCCATGCTCGGCGAACCCGTACGGGAACCGGAAGCGATCAGCGCGGACTGA
- a CDS encoding NAD(P)/FAD-dependent oxidoreductase has product MQGVLMVGAGLGGLAAARDLGAADQHVTLLDKARGVSGRAATRRVTLPDGREARLDHGARFFTARHDRTRALAEAGVREGWNAEWTRGIPRWEEGNVHGGGDGHPRYAPPQGLSTLGRTLARGLEVTTGVTVSSLERRPDGWRVHTRDGATWDAGTLLLNLPAPQLAPLLADLDLRGSNSEGTAERVAAVEYAPCWAAGIVLECDLEASWPALRADHPVLEWLAREHTKRPAGHPPALTLHATPEWSRANLERTPDEVLPELLSATAEITGDLPPSLHTFAHRWRYAIPTRPAPGPCHWDPELRLGWCGDWFTPDEHGPRVETALLSGWTLARRVTGT; this is encoded by the coding sequence ATGCAAGGCGTGCTGATGGTGGGTGCGGGCCTGGGTGGGCTGGCAGCGGCGCGTGACCTGGGCGCGGCGGATCAGCACGTCACGCTGCTGGACAAGGCGCGGGGCGTGTCGGGCCGCGCCGCCACCCGCCGCGTGACCCTCCCCGACGGGCGGGAAGCGCGGCTGGATCACGGGGCGCGGTTCTTCACCGCTCGCCACGACCGCACCCGCGCGCTGGCCGAGGCGGGGGTGCGGGAGGGCTGGAACGCCGAGTGGACGCGCGGCATTCCCCGCTGGGAAGAAGGGAACGTTCATGGAGGTGGCGACGGGCACCCCCGCTACGCGCCCCCACAGGGCCTCAGCACGCTGGGCCGCACCCTCGCCCGCGGACTGGAGGTCACCACGGGCGTGACGGTCAGCAGCCTGGAACGCCGCCCGGACGGCTGGCGGGTCCACACCCGCGACGGTGCCACCTGGGACGCCGGGACGCTTCTCCTGAACCTGCCCGCGCCGCAGCTGGCCCCCCTCCTGGCGGACCTCGACCTGCGCGGCAGCAACTCCGAGGGCACCGCCGAACGGGTCGCCGCCGTCGAGTACGCGCCGTGCTGGGCGGCAGGCATCGTACTGGAGTGCGATCTGGAGGCCAGCTGGCCTGCCCTGCGCGCCGATCATCCCGTGCTGGAGTGGCTGGCCCGCGAGCACACCAAACGCCCCGCCGGGCACCCGCCCGCGCTGACGCTGCACGCCACGCCCGAGTGGAGCCGCGCGAACCTGGAGCGCACCCCGGACGAGGTCCTGCCCGAGCTGCTGAGCGCCACTGCCGAGATTACGGGCGACCTCCCGCCTTCCCTGCACACCTTCGCGCACCGCTGGCGCTACGCCATCCCCACCCGCCCCGCGCCCGGCCCCTGCCACTGGGACCCCGAACTACGCCTCGGCTGGTGCGGCGACTGGTTCACCCCCGACGAGCACGGCCCCCGCGTGGAAACCGCGCTGCTCAGCGGCTGGACCCTCGCCCGCCGCGTCACGGGAACGTGA
- a CDS encoding CoA-binding protein, which produces MTLVTQTAQVRQILTEHRVIAVVGFHHDAMKPAYYVPEYMHRQGYTIIPVNPALAARGESFFGHRAVATLAEITTPVDIVDVFRRSDKVRGHLPDILAMPTPPKVVWLQLGIRDDATARELAAHGIDVVQDRCLLADHRALL; this is translated from the coding sequence ATGACGCTGGTGACGCAGACGGCGCAGGTGCGGCAGATCCTCACCGAGCACCGGGTGATCGCCGTGGTGGGCTTTCACCACGACGCGATGAAACCCGCGTACTACGTGCCGGAGTACATGCACCGCCAGGGCTACACGATCATCCCGGTGAACCCGGCGCTGGCGGCGCGTGGCGAGAGCTTCTTCGGGCACAGGGCGGTGGCGACCCTGGCGGAGATCACGACCCCGGTGGACATCGTGGACGTGTTCCGCCGCAGCGACAAGGTGCGCGGGCACCTGCCGGACATCCTGGCCATGCCGACCCCGCCGAAGGTGGTGTGGTTGCAGCTCGGCATCCGTGACGACGCGACCGCCCGCGAACTCGCGGCCCATGGCATCGACGTCGTGCAGGACCGCTGCCTCCTCGCCGATCACCGGGCGCTGCTGTAA
- the hemL gene encoding glutamate-1-semialdehyde 2,1-aminomutase: MTTELQAAVLPAPTAQSEALFARARAVTPGGVNSPVRAFRSVGGTPRFIARADGAYLTDADGTRLLDYIGSWGPMILGHNHPAVRGAIADALQYGTSFGAPGEREVLLAELVTRLTGVDRVRFVSSGTEATMSALRLARGVTGRKFIVKFRGNYHGHADGLLVEAGSGLLTNADGALGAAAPSSAGVPEEYAGLTLVSEYNDPAALDALMTARGSEVAAVIFEPVVGNAGVLIPTPEFLAALHRVKTHGALLIADEVMTGFRLSLGGATGLLGLRPDLICWGKIIGGGLPVGAYGGHAEVMDFVSPQGPVYQAGTLSGNPLAMAAGLATLSALEADPDLYARLGAYTTALADGLRDAASAAGVPVSINHIGSMLTAFHLDAPDGSVRTYTDAAASDTKAFARWFQGMLGRGVYWAPSQFESIFVSGAHGDAELNATLDAARAAYQDLGA, encoded by the coding sequence ATGACCACCGAGTTGCAAGCTGCTGTTCTACCCGCGCCCACGGCGCAGTCGGAGGCGCTATTCGCGCGCGCGCGGGCCGTCACGCCGGGCGGGGTGAACAGTCCGGTGCGGGCCTTCCGCAGCGTGGGCGGCACGCCGCGCTTCATCGCCCGCGCGGACGGCGCGTACCTGACCGACGCGGACGGCACGCGCCTGCTGGATTACATCGGATCGTGGGGGCCGATGATCCTGGGCCACAACCACCCGGCAGTGCGGGGGGCGATCGCGGACGCGCTGCAGTACGGCACGAGTTTCGGCGCGCCCGGCGAGCGGGAGGTGCTGCTGGCGGAACTCGTGACGCGCCTGACGGGCGTGGACCGCGTGCGCTTCGTGAGCAGCGGCACCGAGGCCACCATGAGCGCGCTGCGGCTGGCGCGTGGCGTGACCGGCCGGAAGTTCATCGTGAAGTTCCGCGGGAACTACCACGGGCACGCGGACGGCCTGCTCGTGGAGGCCGGGAGTGGCCTGCTCACGAACGCGGACGGGGCGCTGGGCGCGGCCGCCCCGAGCAGCGCGGGCGTGCCCGAGGAGTACGCGGGCCTGACGCTGGTGAGCGAGTACAACGATCCGGCGGCGCTGGACGCCCTGATGACCGCGCGCGGCTCGGAGGTGGCGGCCGTGATCTTCGAGCCGGTGGTGGGGAACGCCGGGGTGCTCATTCCCACACCGGAGTTCCTGGCGGCGCTGCACCGCGTGAAGACCCACGGGGCGCTGCTCATCGCGGACGAGGTCATGACCGGCTTCCGCCTGTCGCTGGGCGGCGCGACCGGCCTGCTGGGCCTGCGCCCGGACCTGATCTGCTGGGGCAAGATCATCGGCGGCGGCCTGCCGGTGGGGGCGTACGGGGGCCACGCCGAGGTGATGGATTTCGTGTCCCCGCAGGGCCCGGTGTATCAGGCCGGGACGCTCAGCGGGAACCCGCTGGCGATGGCGGCGGGCCTCGCGACCCTGAGCGCGCTGGAGGCCGACCCGGACCTCTACGCGCGGCTGGGGGCATACACCACCGCTCTGGCGGACGGCCTGCGGGACGCGGCGTCAGCGGCGGGCGTGCCGGTCAGCATCAACCACATCGGCAGCATGCTGACCGCCTTCCATCTGGACGCGCCGGACGGCAGCGTGCGCACGTACACGGACGCCGCCGCGAGCGACACGAAGGCCTTCGCCCGCTGGTTCCAGGGCATGCTGGGCCGGGGCGTGTACTGGGCGCCCAGCCAGTTCGAGAGCATCTTCGTCAGTGGCGCGCACGGCGACGCGGAACTGAACGCCACGCTGGACGCCGCGCGCGCCGCTTACCAGGACCTGGGCGCATGA
- a CDS encoding glutamate-5-semialdehyde dehydrogenase, translated as MSESSPHNLSVREMGVRARAAARVLRSLPTARKVAALHAIAAGLRANAPTILAANAQDVQAAVEAGLPEAMVARLRLDARLLDGIAADVEAVSRLPDPVGETTPAQVQPSGIRVSTRRVPLGVLGVIYESRPNVTVDVAALALMSGNAVILRGGKETVRSNAALEAVIHAALRGQGLPADGVQVIRDPARERMLDLLKLDDLVDAIIPRGGAGLHRYCVESATVPVIVGGIGVVHVYLDPSFTRDPEDRARALEIVRNAKVQKPSACNALDTLLIHERALDALPDIARDLQAHGVTLRTDPAAHAALSDAGISSDPATAADYGTEFLALTASVKTVSSFEEALDFIAARGNHTDVILTRDEAQAGRFIEDVDSAAVVVNASPRFNDGGQLGLGAEVAISTQKLHARGPMGLRELTTTKWVVEGNGEVRG; from the coding sequence ATGAGCGAGTCGTCCCCCCACAACCTGAGCGTCCGGGAGATGGGCGTGCGGGCCCGCGCCGCCGCCCGCGTGCTGCGGTCGCTGCCCACCGCGCGCAAGGTGGCCGCGCTGCACGCCATTGCCGCCGGACTGCGCGCCAACGCGCCCACCATCCTGGCCGCGAACGCGCAGGACGTGCAGGCCGCCGTGGAGGCCGGGCTGCCCGAAGCCATGGTGGCCCGCCTGCGCCTGGACGCCCGCCTGCTGGACGGTATCGCGGCGGACGTGGAGGCCGTGTCGCGCCTGCCCGATCCGGTGGGGGAGACCACCCCCGCGCAGGTGCAGCCGAGCGGCATCCGCGTGAGCACCCGGCGCGTGCCGCTGGGCGTGCTGGGCGTCATCTACGAGAGCCGCCCGAACGTGACCGTGGACGTCGCCGCGCTGGCCCTCATGAGCGGGAACGCCGTGATCCTGCGCGGCGGGAAGGAGACCGTGCGCAGCAACGCCGCGCTGGAAGCCGTGATCCACGCCGCGCTGCGCGGTCAGGGCCTCCCGGCAGACGGAGTACAGGTCATCCGCGACCCGGCCCGCGAGCGCATGCTGGACCTCCTGAAACTGGATGATCTGGTCGACGCGATCATTCCGCGTGGCGGGGCTGGCCTGCACCGCTACTGCGTGGAGAGCGCCACCGTGCCCGTTATCGTGGGCGGCATCGGCGTGGTGCACGTGTACCTCGACCCCAGCTTCACCCGCGACCCCGAGGACCGCGCGCGCGCCCTGGAGATCGTCCGGAACGCCAAGGTGCAGAAACCGAGCGCCTGCAACGCCCTGGACACCCTCCTGATCCACGAGCGCGCGCTGGACGCCCTGCCGGACATCGCCCGCGACCTCCAGGCGCACGGCGTGACCCTGCGCACCGACCCGGCCGCCCACGCCGCCCTGAGCGACGCCGGGATCAGCAGCGACCCCGCCACGGCCGCCGATTACGGCACGGAATTCCTGGCCCTGACCGCCAGCGTGAAGACCGTGTCCTCTTTCGAGGAGGCGCTGGACTTCATCGCCGCGCGTGGCAACCACACCGACGTGATCCTCACCCGCGACGAAGCCCAGGCGGGGCGGTTCATCGAGGATGTCGATTCGGCGGCAGTCGTCGTGAACGCCAGCCCCCGCTTCAACGACGGCGGCCAGCTCGGTCTGGGCGCGGAGGTCGCCATCAGCACCCAGAAACTCCACGCCCGCGGCCCCATGGGCCTGCGCGAACTGACCACCACCAAGTGGGTCGTGGAAGGCAACGGCGAGGTGCGCGGGTAG
- the dxs gene encoding 1-deoxy-D-xylulose-5-phosphate synthase → MTDSVKPSGTPLLDRVSSPDDLKTLSREQLPALAQELRDEITRVCSVGGLHLASSLGATDLIVALHYVLNSPRDRILFDVGHQAYAHKMLTGRRDQMATVKKEGGLSGFTKVSESPHDAITVGHASTSLANALGMAMARDALGQDYKVAAVIGDGSLTGGMALAALNTIGDMNRRMLIVLNDNEMSISENVGAMNKFMRGLQVQKWFQEGEGAGKKAMEAVSKPLASFMSRAKSSTRHFFDPASVNPFAAMGVRYVGPVDGHNVQELVWLMERLVDLDGPTILHVVTKKGKGLSYAEADPIYWHGPGKFDPSTGEFSASKAYSWSNAFGDAMTELAAQDPRTFVITPAMREGSGLVGYSKAHPNRYLDVGIAEEVAVTAAAGMALQGLRPVVAIYSSFLQRAYDQVLHDVAIEHLNVTFAIDRAGIVGADGATHNGVFDLSFLRSIPGVRIGLPKDAAELRGMLKYAQTHDGPFAVRYPRGNTTPVPEGTWPELEWGTWERVQDGDDVVILAGGKALEYAQKAAADLDGVGVVNARFVKPLDEAMLRDVARTARAIITVEDNTVVGGFGSAVLEFLNAEGIKTPVRVLGIPDEFQEHATVESVHARSGIDAQAIRTVLAELGVDVPIGV, encoded by the coding sequence ATGACCGATTCCGTGAAACCGTCCGGCACGCCGCTGCTGGACCGTGTGAGCAGCCCAGACGACCTCAAGACGCTCTCCCGTGAGCAGCTGCCCGCACTGGCGCAGGAACTCCGGGACGAGATCACGCGGGTGTGTTCGGTGGGCGGGCTGCACCTCGCGTCGTCGCTGGGCGCCACCGACCTGATCGTGGCGCTGCACTACGTCCTGAACTCCCCGCGCGACCGAATTCTGTTCGACGTGGGGCATCAGGCGTACGCGCACAAGATGCTCACCGGCCGCCGCGACCAGATGGCGACCGTGAAGAAGGAGGGGGGACTGTCGGGCTTCACGAAGGTCAGCGAGTCCCCGCACGACGCGATCACGGTCGGGCACGCCAGCACCAGCCTCGCCAACGCGCTGGGCATGGCGATGGCCCGCGACGCGCTGGGCCAGGACTACAAGGTCGCCGCCGTGATCGGGGACGGCAGCCTGACGGGCGGCATGGCGCTGGCGGCGCTGAACACCATCGGGGACATGAACCGCCGGATGCTGATCGTCCTGAACGACAACGAGATGAGCATCAGCGAGAACGTCGGCGCGATGAACAAGTTCATGCGCGGCCTGCAGGTGCAGAAGTGGTTCCAGGAGGGCGAGGGCGCCGGCAAGAAGGCCATGGAGGCCGTCAGCAAGCCCCTGGCGAGCTTCATGAGCCGCGCCAAGAGCTCCACGCGGCACTTCTTCGACCCGGCCAGCGTGAACCCCTTCGCGGCGATGGGCGTGCGCTACGTCGGCCCCGTAGACGGACACAACGTGCAGGAACTCGTCTGGCTCATGGAGCGGCTGGTCGATCTGGACGGGCCGACCATCCTGCACGTCGTCACGAAGAAGGGCAAGGGCCTCAGTTACGCCGAGGCCGACCCGATCTACTGGCACGGCCCGGGCAAGTTCGACCCCAGCACCGGCGAGTTCAGCGCCAGCAAGGCATACTCGTGGAGCAACGCCTTCGGGGACGCCATGACCGAACTGGCCGCGCAGGACCCGCGCACCTTCGTGATCACGCCCGCCATGCGCGAGGGCAGCGGTCTGGTCGGGTACTCGAAGGCGCACCCGAACCGCTACCTGGACGTCGGGATCGCCGAGGAGGTCGCCGTGACGGCCGCCGCCGGAATGGCGTTACAGGGCCTGCGCCCGGTCGTGGCGATCTACTCGTCGTTCCTGCAACGCGCCTACGATCAGGTGCTGCACGACGTCGCCATTGAGCACCTGAACGTCACGTTCGCCATCGACCGCGCCGGGATCGTGGGCGCGGACGGCGCGACCCACAACGGCGTGTTCGACCTGAGCTTCCTGCGCTCCATTCCCGGCGTGCGGATCGGCCTGCCGAAGGACGCGGCGGAACTGCGCGGCATGCTGAAGTACGCGCAGACGCACGACGGTCCCTTCGCGGTCCGTTACCCGCGCGGCAACACCACACCCGTTCCCGAGGGCACCTGGCCCGAGCTGGAGTGGGGCACCTGGGAACGCGTGCAGGACGGGGATGACGTGGTGATCCTCGCCGGCGGCAAGGCGCTGGAATATGCCCAGAAGGCCGCCGCCGACCTCGACGGCGTGGGCGTCGTGAACGCCCGCTTCGTCAAGCCGCTGGATGAGGCGATGCTGCGCGACGTGGCCCGCACGGCCCGCGCGATCATCACCGTCGAGGACAACACCGTGGTCGGCGGCTTCGGCAGCGCCGTGCTGGAATTCCTGAACGCCGAGGGGATCAAGACCCCCGTGCGCGTCCTGGGCATCCCCGACGAGTTCCAGGAGCACGCGACCGTCGAGAGCGTCCACGCCCGCAGCGGCATCGACGCGCAGGCCATCCGCACCGTGCTCGCCGAACTCGGCGTGGACGTTCCCATCGGGGTGTAA